DNA from Mucilaginibacter mallensis:
TCCTCACGGCCAAAGGTGAATACTGCAGCCTGTATATGCGGCTTGTTAGTATCAATTACATCAAAAGTATGCTGAACAAAATTGCGGGCTGCTAAAGGTATATCAGCAACTATAAGGGCTTCGTCAATATTTTTACCGTAGTTAAGCTCATTAAACAGGTCGTCAATGGCATTTGCCTGTATACCTGCCTGTTCCATCGCGTTTAAATAAAGCTCGAAATGACTAACACGGTTGCCATGTTCATCCATGTCGCTTTCTTCGCCGGTAACAATTTCGTTGATCAGGTAACGGGTATTGGCATTACCAACAGGCATCCAGGGCAGGGTAGTGCAGGTGAGTTTTTGCTGCAAGGCTTTTAACAGCGACATAAAATCCCACACCGCAAAAACATGATGTTCCATAAAAACGCTTAATTCAGCAAGTGAATTAATGTGTTTATATAATCTGTGGTCAATCAATTGTTTGCGAAGGGGCTCGATTTCTGCCTTTAACTGTTCTATCCTATGGGTATAATTTGCCATGCCGTAATTTAAAAATCGTTCCAAAAATAACGAGATAAAGCAGAAGTTAGTACACGCGGCGTTATTTTGACTTTGGGTTGATACATAAACCCTTGTCATACCGAACGATATCTGGAAGATTAAAAAGGATGTCATACTGAGCGGTAGTCGA
Protein-coding regions in this window:
- a CDS encoding DUF3050 domain-containing protein, with product MTSFLIFQISFGMTRVYVSTQSQNNAACTNFCFISLFLERFLNYGMANYTHRIEQLKAEIEPLRKQLIDHRLYKHINSLAELSVFMEHHVFAVWDFMSLLKALQQKLTCTTLPWMPVGNANTRYLINEIVTGEESDMDEHGNRVSHFELYLNAMEQAGIQANAIDDLFNELNYGKNIDEALIVADIPLAARNFVQHTFDVIDTNKPHIQAAVFTFGREDLIPDMFISIVKEISQQLPGKVDTLLYYLQRHIEVDGDHHSNLAYQMTADLCGEDDRKWNEALVAVKEALQARIALWNGILNAIKAHVVVE